A window of the Cannabis sativa cultivar Pink pepper isolate KNU-18-1 chromosome X, ASM2916894v1, whole genome shotgun sequence genome harbors these coding sequences:
- the LOC133031933 gene encoding stachyose synthase-like, translated as MAPPNDPSNPIHHVSESKTLENYFDLTHEKFSVKGVPLLSQVPKNVTFEPFCSSIFSQSSDASIPLLQRVRTLSHKGGFLGFTHEEPSDRLANCLGKFNGRDFLSIFRFKTWWSTMWVGSSSSDLQMETQWVLLDVPEIKSYVIIIPIIEGSFRSALYPGSDGQLMICAESGSSQAKVSSFKAIAYVHVSDNPYSLMKEAYSAIRVHLNTFRLLEEKKVPKLVDKFGWCTWDAFYLTVEPVGIFYGLNEFSQGGVSPRFLIIDDGWQSINKDGEDPNEDAKNLVLGGTQMTARLYSFHECKKFRNYKGGTLSGLETPKFDPKKPKLLISKAIEIEHAEKELDKASLQAKAADISEFKAKIQKLKQELDELFGEEESEEAHGGRCSSGNNGNYGMKAFTGDLRTRFKGLDDIYVWHALCGAWGGVRPGSLTHLDSKLVSSKLSPGLDGTMNDLAVVKIVEGGIGLVNPNQADDFYDSMHSYLAGVGITGVKVDVIHTLEYLSEDYGGRVELAKSYYKGLTNSLQKNFNGTGLVSSMQQCNDFFFLGTKQISMGRVGDDFWFQDPNGDPMGVYWLQGVHMIHCAYNSMWMGQIIQPDWDMFQSDHLCAKFHAGSRAICGGPVYVSDSVGGHNFQLLNKLVYPDGTIPKCHHFALPTRDCLFKNPLFDNKTILKIWNFNKYGGVVGAFNCQGAGWDPKEQRIRGYSECYKPMSGSIHVSEIEWDQKLEASQMGEAEEYVVYLNEAAEISLMTPKSDAIQFTIQPSTFEIFSFVPVQKLGGSIKFAPVGLTNMFNSGGTIQELDYKYSSAHIKVKGGGNFLAFSSEAPKKCVLNGAEVGFEWSTNGKLALSIAWIEEAGGVADVVFTF; from the exons ATGGCACCTCCTAATGACCCTTCTAATCCAATCCACCATGTGTCTGAATCAAAGACTCTGGAAAACTACTTTGATTTAACTCATGAAAAGTTTAGTGTTAAAGGTGTCCCTTTACTCTCTCAAGTTCCCAAAAATGTAACCTTCGAACCATTTTGTAGTTCCATCTTTTCTCAATCCTCAGATGCTTCAATTCCTTTGCTTCAACGTGTAAGGACACTTTCTCATAAAGGTGGTTTCCTTGGCTTCACTCATGAGGAACCGTCTGATAGGTTGGCCAATTGTTTGGGAAAATTCAATGGCAGAGATTTCTTAAGTATCTTCAGGTTCAAAACATGGTGGTCAACCATGTGGGTGGGGAGTTCTAGTTCTGACTTGCAAATGGAGACACAATGGGTGCTGTTAGATGTTCCTGAGATTAAGTCTTATGTGATAATCATTCCCATCATTGAGGGAAGTTTCAGGTCTGCTCTTTATCCTGGTTCTGATGGACAACTCATGATCTGTGCAGAGAGCGGTTCTTCACAAGCTAAAGTGTCTAGTTTTAAAGCCATAGCTTATGTTCATGTCTCTGATAACCCTTATAGCTTGATGAAAGAGGCTTATAGTGCTATAAGAGTTCATCTCAACACTTTCAGGCTCTTGGAAGAGAAGAAAGTCCCTAAATTAGTTGACAAATTCGGCTGGTGCACTTGGGATGCCTTTTATTTGACTGTTGAGCCAGTTGGCATCTTTTATGGCTTGAATGAGTTTTCTCAAGGTGGTGTTTCACCAAGGTTTCTCATCATTGATGATGGTTGGCAAAGCATTAACAAAGATGGGGAGGACCCTAATGAAGATGCCAAGAATCTAGTCCTTGGTGGGACTCAAATGACTGCAAGGCTTTACAGTTTTCATGAGTGTAAGAAGTTCAGAAACTACAAAGGAGGAACTTTGTCAGGCTTGGAGACTCCAAAATTTGATCCTAAGAAGCCTAAACTACTTATCTCCAAGGCTATTGAGATAGAACATGCTGAGAAGGAGCTTGATAAGGCTAGTCTTCAAGCAAAAGCAGCTGATATTTCTGAGTTTAAAGCTAAGATTCAGAAACTAAAACAAGAGTTGGATGAGCTTTTTGGAGaagaagaaagtgaagaagccCATGGAGGAAGGTGTTCATCAGGCAACAATGGAAACTATGGAATGAAGGCTTTCACTGGAGATTTGAGGACCAGGTTTAAAGGCCTAGATGATATTTATGTGTGGCATGCTCTTTGTGGTGCTTGGGGTGGTGTCAGGCCTGGCTCATTAACTCATCTTGATTCAAAGCTAGTTTCATCGAAACTCTCTCCTGGCCTTGATGGGACTATGAATGATCTTGCTGTGGTGAAAATCGTGGAGGGTGGGATTGGACTTGTTAATCCTAACCAGGCTGATGATTTCTATGATTCTATGCACTCTTACCTCGCTGGAGTTGGTATCACAGGAGTCAAAGTTGATGTAATTCAC ACTCTTGAATATCTTTCTGAAGACTATGGAGGCAGAGTAGAGCTTGCAAAGTCTTATTACAAGGGACTGACCAATTCTCTTCAGAAGAATTTCAATGGGACTGGACTTGTATCTAGCATGCAACAATGCAATGACTTTTTCTTCCTTGGGACAAAGCAAATTTCTATGGGAAGAGTAG GAGATGATTTTTGGTTTCAGGATCCAAATGGAGACCCAATGGGAGTTTATTGGTTACAAGGAGTACACATGATTCACTGTGCCTATAACAGCATGTGGATGGGCCAGATCATTCAGCCTGATTGGGACATGTTTCAGTCTGACCATTTATGTGCCAAATTTCATGCTGGATCAAGAGCCATATGTGGAGGACCTGTTTATGTTAGTGACTCAGTTGGGGGTCACAATTTTCAGCTATTAAACAAGCTTGTTTACCCTGATGGTACTATTCCTAAGTGCCACCATTTTGCTCTCCCAACCAGAGACTGTCTTTTCAAAAACCCTTTATTTGACAATAAGACCATTCTCAAGATATGGAACTTCAACAAG TATGGTGGTGTGGTTGGAGCTTTTAATTGCCAAGGAGCTGGTTGGGACCCAAAGGAACAAAGAATTAGAGGATATTCCGAGTGTTACAAGCCAATGTCTGGTTCAATCCATGTGAGTGAGATTGAATGGGATCAAAAATTAGAGGCTTCCCAGATGGGAGAAGCTGAGGAATATGTGGTCTATCTCAATGAGGCTGCTGAAATTAGTTTAATGACTCCAAAATCTGATGCTATTCAGTTCACTATTCAACCATCTACGTTTGAGATTTTCAGCTTTGTGCCAGTTCAAAAATTGGGTGGCAGTATCAAGTTTGCCCCAGTTGGACTCACAAACATGTTCAATAGTGGAGGGACTATCCAAGAGTTGGACTACAAATACTCTAGTGCCCATATCAAAGTGAAAGGTGGAGGAAATTTCTTGGCTTTCTCAAGTGAGGCCCCAAAGAAGTGTGTGTTGAATGGTGCTGAAGTAGGTTTTGAGTGGTCTACTAATGGGAAACTGGCTTTGAGCATTGCTTGGATTGAAGAGGCTGGTGGGGTTGCTGATGTTGTTTTCACCTTCTAA
- the LOC115705421 gene encoding transcription factor UPBEAT1: MGVTDQCAVVRGSHHDDEVAQNKTVVEGVLMKRHVVSRRTSTRSGVHNNKRILMKKRKGSSSSSSSSRTTTTEGSGGIVRKVKTLKRLVPNGRESEGLDGLFRETADYILSLQLRVRVMQIMVDVLSSEPPPAATSSSSDDDYDRDEE; this comes from the coding sequence ATGGGAGTTACTGATCAATGCGCTGTCGTTCGAGGAAGTCATCATGATGATGAGGTGGCACAAAACAAGACGGTGGTTGAAGGGGTGTTGatgaaacgacatgtcgtttcccGGAGAACAAGTACTAGAAGTGGAGTACATAATAATAAGAGGATCTTGATGAAGAAGAGAAAAgggtcatcatcatcatcatcatcatcaagaacaacaacaacagaagGAAGTGGTGGAATCGTGAGAAAGGTCAAAACCCTAAAGAGGCTTGTTCCTAATGGGAGGGAATCAGAAGGGTTGGATGGGCTTTTCAGAGAAACCGCTGACTATATTTTGAGTCTCCAATTGAGAGTTAGAGTTATGCAGATTATGGTTGATGTGTTATCATCAGAACCACCACCAGCTgctacttcttcttcttctgatgATGATTATGATCGTGATGAAGAGTGA